The proteins below come from a single Chloroflexota bacterium genomic window:
- a CDS encoding HD domain-containing protein codes for MPPLTHHEPRVFRNRGVEIALAPHYEELEKQTLAAVEPLWKKFPKAARVWELITRDPEVRANWDMADYLTVTKLNYNDHGEAHARLVAANSVLIYHLLLEARVMPDVARSGAGDEDDACAVVVAACLLHDIGNQVHRQQHELIGVMLARPILDRLLPEVYPDIERRIELRAFILHAIHAHDLSHMPLTFEAALVALADGTDITKGRGRTAFDLGKVDIHSVSALAIDEVRIAKGERHPVEITVVMNNSAGIFQIEDTLTRRLKNSPLASHVNIIALTHPEDSKSDMRIIERLSLQNGTFKTE; via the coding sequence ATGCCCCCCCTCACCCACCACGAACCCCGAGTCTTCCGCAATCGCGGCGTCGAAATCGCCCTGGCCCCCCACTATGAAGAACTGGAAAAACAAACCCTGGCCGCCGTCGAGCCGCTGTGGAAGAAATTCCCCAAAGCGGCCAGGGTCTGGGAATTAATCACCCGCGACCCCGAAGTGCGCGCCAACTGGGACATGGCCGACTACCTGACCGTGACCAAACTCAACTACAACGATCACGGCGAGGCCCACGCCCGCCTGGTGGCCGCTAACAGCGTGCTGATCTATCACCTTCTGCTGGAGGCGCGAGTGATGCCCGACGTGGCCCGCTCCGGCGCGGGCGACGAGGACGACGCCTGCGCCGTCGTCGTGGCCGCCTGCCTCTTGCACGACATCGGCAACCAGGTGCACCGCCAGCAGCATGAATTGATCGGCGTCATGCTGGCCCGCCCCATTCTCGACCGTCTTCTGCCGGAAGTGTATCCCGACATTGAGCGCCGCATTGAACTCCGGGCCTTCATCCTGCACGCCATCCACGCCCACGACCTCAGCCATATGCCGCTCACCTTCGAGGCCGCTCTCGTCGCTCTGGCCGACGGCACCGACATCACCAAGGGCCGGGGCCGCACCGCTTTTGATTTGGGCAAGGTGGACATTCACTCGGTCTCGGCGCTGGCGATTGACGAAGTGCGAATTGCAAAGGGCGAACGCCACCCGGTGGAGATCACGGTGGTGATGAACAACTCGGCCGGCATCTTCCAGATCGAAGACACCCTCACCCGCCGTTTGAAGAACAGCCCTCTCGCCTCACACGTCAACATCATCGCCCTGACCCACCCCGAAGACTCCAAGAGCGACATGCGCATCATCGAGCGGCTGTCGTTGCAGAACGGCACGTTCAAGACCGAATGA
- a CDS encoding insulinase family protein produces the protein MSKNGVFKTKLKNGMTVILKEAHTTPVTTWWVWYRVGSRSERTGLTGASHWVEHMMFKGTKQFPAGLLDKAVSRDGGTWNAMTYIDWTTYFETMPADKIDLGLRLEADRMAHSLFPPKEVESERTVIISEREGSENEPMFQLSELVRKTAFTVHGYHHETIGDMADLHTMTRDDLYTHYRTYYAPNNAIAVVVGDFDAKKMLKRIKELYEGLPRGLPIQPFTRPEPPQKGERRVMVEGEDKTAYIEAAYHAPAATDPDFYPMVVLESILAGAGSFNAFGGGTSNKSSRLYKALVETELAAGVGGGLTASVDPYLFSIVATVRQGHTLAEVETALDAEMDRVLNEPVTEAELAKAIKQAKAMFAFSAESVTNLGFWYGFAEILDTYEWFENYLERLTQVTVADVHRVAQKYLTRSNRTVGWYQPK, from the coding sequence ATGAGCAAAAACGGCGTTTTCAAAACAAAGCTCAAGAACGGGATGACGGTCATTCTCAAAGAAGCCCACACTACGCCCGTAACGACGTGGTGGGTGTGGTATCGCGTCGGCTCGCGCAGTGAGCGCACCGGCCTCACCGGCGCCTCGCACTGGGTGGAGCACATGATGTTCAAAGGGACAAAGCAGTTCCCGGCCGGCCTGCTCGACAAGGCCGTGTCGCGCGACGGCGGAACCTGGAACGCGATGACCTACATTGATTGGACGACTTACTTTGAGACCATGCCCGCCGACAAAATCGATCTCGGCCTACGGCTCGAAGCCGACCGCATGGCCCACAGCCTCTTCCCGCCCAAAGAGGTCGAGTCGGAGCGCACCGTCATCATCTCCGAGCGCGAAGGCTCCGAAAACGAACCCATGTTTCAACTTAGCGAATTAGTGCGCAAGACCGCCTTCACCGTTCACGGCTATCACCACGAAACCATTGGCGACATGGCCGATCTGCACACGATGACCCGCGACGACCTCTACACCCACTATCGCACTTACTACGCGCCCAACAACGCCATTGCCGTCGTCGTCGGCGACTTCGACGCCAAAAAGATGCTCAAGCGGATCAAAGAGTTGTACGAAGGCCTCCCGCGCGGCCTGCCCATCCAACCGTTCACTCGCCCCGAGCCGCCCCAAAAAGGGGAACGGCGGGTGATGGTGGAAGGGGAGGACAAGACGGCTTATATCGAAGCCGCCTACCACGCCCCTGCCGCCACTGATCCAGACTTTTATCCAATGGTGGTCCTGGAATCGATTCTGGCCGGGGCGGGATCGTTCAACGCCTTCGGCGGCGGCACGTCGAACAAATCGAGCCGGCTCTACAAGGCGCTGGTAGAAACGGAATTGGCCGCCGGGGTGGGTGGGGGGCTGACGGCCTCGGTTGACCCGTACCTGTTTTCCATCGTCGCCACGGTGCGCCAGGGCCACACGTTGGCCGAAGTTGAAACGGCGCTCGACGCGGAAATGGATCGCGTGCTCAACGAGCCAGTGACCGAAGCCGAACTGGCGAAGGCCATCAAGCAAGCCAAAGCCATGTTCGCCTTCAGCGCCGAGAGCGTGACCAACCTCGGCTTCTGGTACGGCTTCGCCGAAATCCTGGACACCTACGAATGGTTCGAGAACTACCTCGAGCGCCTGACTCAGGTGACGGTGGCCGACGTTCACCGCGTGGCACAGAAATACCTGACGCGGAGCAACCGGACGGTGGGGTGGTATCAGCCGAAGTGA
- the coaBC gene encoding bifunctional phosphopantothenoylcysteine decarboxylase/phosphopantothenate--cysteine ligase CoaBC, with translation MTAIPIFREKKILLGVTGSIAAYKAADLASKLTQAGAQVDVILTEAATKFVSPLTFQSVTGRKAHADLWGDDAHIIHVGLAESADLLVIAPATADTIAKLANGLADNLLTVTALAARCPILIAPAMDGGMFENPATQANLRVLGARGAIIVGPAEGRMASGLAGKGRMVEPGDLIGHIRLALARQAGGPFAGRRVVVTAGGTQEAIDPVRFISNHSSGKQGFAIAQAALDRGASVTLITGPNTLPTPTGAERVDVRSAAEMAEAVLAAVDDADVLIMAAAVSDFRPETEAEQKIKRGGLDGYHLTLTKTIDILAAVAERKERTGKPAIAVGFAAETQNLIENAREKVLKKKLSLIVANDVTAKDSGFFVDTNRVTIIDAGGGAQTLPLMSKAEVAEAVCERVEKLLRG, from the coding sequence CGGGGCGCAGGTGGACGTTATTCTGACAGAGGCGGCTACCAAATTTGTTTCGCCGCTTACCTTTCAATCCGTCACCGGTCGCAAAGCGCACGCCGACTTGTGGGGTGACGACGCTCACATCATTCACGTCGGCCTGGCCGAGTCGGCGGACTTGTTGGTCATCGCCCCGGCCACTGCTGACACCATTGCCAAGCTGGCCAACGGTTTGGCCGACAACCTGCTCACCGTTACCGCGCTTGCGGCTCGCTGTCCGATTCTCATCGCGCCGGCGATGGACGGCGGCATGTTTGAGAACCCGGCCACGCAGGCCAACTTGCGAGTGTTGGGCGCGCGCGGCGCAATCATCGTCGGCCCGGCTGAGGGACGAATGGCGAGCGGGCTGGCGGGAAAAGGGCGGATGGTGGAGCCGGGAGACTTAATCGGACACATTCGCCTGGCTCTGGCCCGCCAAGCGGGCGGCCCTTTCGCGGGGCGACGGGTCGTCGTCACTGCCGGGGGAACGCAGGAGGCCATTGACCCGGTGCGTTTCATCTCCAACCACTCGTCGGGCAAGCAGGGGTTTGCCATAGCGCAAGCGGCGCTGGATCGCGGCGCGAGCGTGACTCTGATCACCGGCCCGAACACCCTGCCCACACCCACCGGCGCCGAGCGCGTGGATGTGCGAAGCGCCGCCGAGATGGCCGAAGCTGTGCTGGCCGCCGTTGACGATGCCGACGTGCTGATCATGGCCGCCGCCGTCTCCGACTTTAGACCGGAGACCGAAGCCGAGCAAAAAATCAAGCGCGGCGGACTCGACGGCTACCATCTCACACTAACAAAGACGATTGACATTCTGGCCGCTGTAGCCGAGCGCAAAGAGAGAACCGGCAAGCCGGCGATCGCCGTCGGTTTCGCCGCCGAGACTCAGAACCTGATTGAGAACGCGCGCGAGAAAGTGTTGAAGAAGAAGCTCTCGCTCATCGTCGCCAACGACGTCACCGCCAAAGACTCCGGCTTCTTTGTGGACACCAACCGGGTGACGATCATTGATGCCGGCGGCGGGGCGCAGACCCTGCCGCTGATGAGCAAGGCCGAGGTGGCGGAGGCGGTGTGTGAGAGGGTGGAGAAATTATTGCGCGGGTGA
- a CDS encoding ribonuclease Z — MFEILFLGTSASAPSVHRGLSAQVIMHNEHRFLVDCGEGTQRQILQSGVGFKRLNRILITHGHLDHILGLAGLLSTFTRWEAIDYLELYAGKSALERVHDLLYGVVLRGVKPPMPIEFREIKPGLLFDEDDFTVAAFPVHHRGPDCFGFAFEEKSRRPFLNDRATELGVPFGPERKTLVNGQPITLTDGRTIRPEDVLGEIQQGTKFVFMADVGRTNDLVDVCRDADGLVIEATYLDEEADMAKQFGHLTAKQAATLARDAGVKQLYLTHVSRRYRERDILDEAKVIFPNTVVARDFDQYKIAREK, encoded by the coding sequence TTGTTTGAGATCCTCTTCCTCGGCACTTCCGCCTCCGCGCCTTCCGTCCATCGCGGGCTGTCGGCGCAGGTCATCATGCACAACGAGCACCGCTTCCTGGTGGACTGCGGCGAAGGCACGCAACGCCAGATTTTACAGAGCGGCGTCGGCTTCAAGCGCCTCAACCGGATTCTGATCACCCACGGCCACCTCGATCACATCCTCGGCTTGGCCGGGTTGTTGTCCACCTTCACCCGCTGGGAAGCCATTGACTATCTCGAACTCTACGCCGGCAAGTCGGCGCTGGAGCGCGTGCACGATTTGCTGTACGGCGTGGTTTTGCGCGGGGTGAAACCGCCGATGCCGATTGAATTTCGTGAGATTAAGCCCGGCCTCCTCTTCGACGAGGACGATTTCACCGTGGCTGCCTTCCCCGTCCACCATCGCGGCCCGGACTGTTTCGGATTCGCCTTTGAGGAGAAATCACGCCGCCCGTTTCTCAACGACCGGGCGACCGAGCTTGGCGTGCCGTTCGGCCCGGAGCGGAAGACGCTGGTCAACGGCCAGCCCATCACCCTGACCGACGGTCGCACCATCCGACCCGAGGACGTGTTAGGCGAAATCCAACAGGGCACAAAGTTTGTGTTTATGGCCGACGTGGGCCGCACGAACGATTTGGTGGATGTTTGCCGGGATGCCGACGGCCTGGTGATAGAAGCCACCTATCTCGACGAAGAAGCCGACATGGCCAAGCAGTTCGGCCACCTGACGGCCAAACAGGCCGCCACTCTGGCCCGCGACGCGGGTGTGAAGCAACTCTACCTCACCCACGTCTCGCGACGCTACCGCGAGCGCGACATCCTTGACGAGGCCAAAGTTATCTTCCCCAACACGGTCGTGGCCCGGGATTTTGATCAGTATAAGATTGCGCGGGAGAAATGA
- a CDS encoding HIT family protein, translating to MYNHEPPNYSCPFCRIIKAATVARLPAPQTDIIYRSETATAFLGLGRWPKNPVDVLVVPNQHLENLYDLPFNQIGPLHLLTRAMALALKGVYDCDGISTRQHNEPAGGQDVWHYHVHVTPRFTEDGFYHSGKVDFPEAERLEHADQLRKYVHAHHDELFNT from the coding sequence ATGTATAACCACGAACCGCCCAACTATAGTTGCCCCTTCTGCCGCATTATCAAAGCCGCAACCGTTGCCCGGCTTCCTGCCCCCCAAACCGACATAATTTATCGCTCAGAGACGGCGACTGCATTTTTAGGGCTTGGACGCTGGCCTAAGAATCCGGTTGATGTGCTGGTCGTTCCCAATCAACACCTTGAGAATCTTTATGACCTTCCTTTCAACCAGATTGGGCCTCTCCACTTGTTGACGCGAGCGATGGCTTTGGCGCTGAAGGGAGTTTATGACTGTGACGGGATTTCCACGCGACAACACAATGAACCCGCAGGCGGCCAGGATGTCTGGCATTATCACGTGCACGTCACACCGCGTTTTACCGAGGACGGGTTTTATCACAGCGGCAAGGTAGATTTTCCAGAGGCTGAACGATTAGAACACGCCGACCAGTTACGCAAATACGTTCACGCCCATCATGATGAACTTTTCAACACGTAA